One window from the genome of Malus domestica chromosome 01, GDT2T_hap1 encodes:
- the LOC103406328 gene encoding zinc finger protein GIS2-like isoform X2, which yields MSVNRSQSPERAKRYRSRERASYHDAPYPSERRSYRQDCLCNKCKRPGHFARDCPNMTVCNNCGLPGHIAAECNSTTMCWNCKEPGHLANQCSNNPVCHICSKKGHLARDCSNPSPSSHDARLCNNCYKPGHIAVYCTNEKACNNCRKPGHLARDCPNEPVCHTCNISGHMARHCDKSSLAPDIRGPFRDITCRNCGLPGHIGRECISIVICHNCGGMGHQAYECPSALMIYGRGLRRY from the exons ATGAGTGTGAATAGAAGTCAAAGCCCAGAACGAGCCAAGAGATACCGCAGCAGAGAACGCGCATCTTACCATGATGCTCCATATCCTAGTGAACGCCGCAGTTATAG GCAAGATTGTCTTTGCAATAAATGTAAACGGCCAGGGCATTTTGCAAGGGATTGCCCGAATATGACTGTCTGCAACAACTGTGGACTTCCAGG CCACATTGCAGCTGAATGCAACTCAACAACTATGTGTTGGAACTGCAAGGAGCCTGGACATCTTGCAAACCAATGTTCCAATAATCCAGTCTGCCATATATGTAGTAAGAAAGGCCACCTGGCTCGTGATTGCTCGAACCCTAGTCCTTCATCCCATGATGCAAGGCTCTGCAACAACTGCTACAAACCGGGTCATATTGCTGTCTATTGCACAAACGAGAAGGCTTGCAACAACTGTCGGAAACCTGGACACCTTGCTCGTGACTGCCCCAACGAACCTGTTTGCCACACCTGCAACATATCAGGTCATATGGCTCGCCATTGCGACAAGTCAAGCCTAGCCCCAGACATCAGAGGCCCCTTCCGCGACATCACGTGCCGTAACTGTGGGCTGCCAGGCCATATCGGCCGAGAGTGCATATCGATTGTCATCTGCCACAATTGTGGTGGAATGGGTCACCAAGCTTATGAGTGCCCTTCTGCGTTGATGATCTACGGTCGCGGCCTACGAAGGTATTGA
- the LOC103406329 gene encoding enoyl-CoA delta isomerase 1, peroxisomal-like, which yields MCTLERKGNIFILTLTGPGEHRVNPTLIDSIRSALNQVRAAVTTTASSSSPSALITTAHGKFFSNGYDLSWAQSSESRIELMDAKLRSLVADLISLPMPTIAAVSGHASAAGFILALSHDYLLMRRDRGFIYMSELDIELLLPRWFLALIESKVGSPAARRDLLLRADKVKADVAVAKGIIYSAHDSAEETVEAAANLGEELVRRKWNGHVYAHIRKDLLSDVLDEIRRNTTGRKSRL from the coding sequence atgtgtacgTTAGAGAGGAAAGGCAACATCTTCATCCTAACGCTAACAGGCCCAGGCGAGCACAGGGTCAACCCCACTCTCATCGACTCCATCCGATCCGCCCTCAACCAAGTCCGAGCCGCCGTCACCACCACGGCCTCGTCATCATCTCCCTCAGCCCTAATCACCACCGCACATGGCAAATTCTTCTCCAACGGCTACGATCTCTCTTGGGCCCAGTCCTCTGAATCCCGCATAGAGCTCATGGACGCCAAGCTCCGGTCCCTTGTCGCCGATCTCATCTCCCTCCCGATGCCCACCATCGCCGCCGTATCCGGCCACGCCTCCGCCGCCGGCTTCATCCTCGCTCTCAGCCACGACTACCTTCTCATGAGGAGGGACCGCGGCTTCATCTACATGAGCGAGCTCGACATCGAGCTCCTTCTGCCACGCTGGTTCTTGGCGCTGATCGAGAGCAAGGTCGGCTCGCCGGCGGCTCGGCGCGACTTGTTGCTCAGAGCCGATAAGGTGAAAGCCGACGTGGCAGTGGCGAAGGGGATTATCTACTCGGCGCACGATAGCGCGGAGGAGACCGTCGAGGCCGCGGCTAATTTGGGGGAGGAGTTGGTTCGGCGGAAGTGGAACGGACACGTGTACGCTCATATTCGGAAGGACTTGTTGTCTGATGTTCTGGATGAGATCCGCAGAAATACTACTGGCAGAAAATCACGACTGTAG
- the LOC103435861 gene encoding enoyl-CoA delta isomerase 1, peroxisomal-like: MCTLERKGNVFILTLTGPGEHRLNPTLIDSIRSALNQIRTAVTTTATSSSPSALITTAHGKFFSNGYDLSWAKSSESRLELIRSKVRSLVADLISLPMPTVAAVSGHASAAGFILARSHDYLLMRRDRGFIYMSELDIELLLPAWLVALFDRKISSPAARRDLLLRADKMTADVAVAKGIIDSAHDSAEETVEAAVRLGEGLVSRKWNGHVYAQIRKDLLSEVLDDIRVNNTGSRARL, from the coding sequence atgtgcaCATTAGAGAGGAAAGGCAACGTCTTCATCCTAACGCTAACAGGCCCAGGCGAGCACAGACTCAATCCCACTCTCATCGACTCAATCCGGTCCGCCCTCAACCAAATCCGAACCGCCGTTACCACCACCGCCACGTCATCATCACCCTCAGCCCTAATCACCACCGCGCATGGCAAATTCTTCTCCAACGGCTACGATCTCTCCTGGGCCAAGTCCTCCGAGTCCCGGTTGGAGCTCATACGCTCCAAGGTCCGGTCCCTCGTCGCCGACCTCATCTCCCTCCCCATGCCCACCGTCGCCGCTGTTTCCGGCCACGCTTCCGCCGCCGGATTCATTCTCGCTCGCAGCCACGACTACCTCCTCATGAGGCGAGACCGCGGCTTCATCTACATGAGTGAGCTCGACATCGAGCTCCTTCTCCCGGCTTGGTTAGTGGCGCTGTTCGATCGCAAAATCAGCTCACCGGCGGCTCGGCGCGATTTGTTGCTGAGAGCCGATAAGATGACGGCGGACGTGGCAGTGGCGAAGGGGATAATCGACTCGGCGCACGATAGCGCGGAGGAGACGGTCGAGGCCGCGGTTAGACTTGGAGAGGGGTTGGTATCGCGGAAATGGAACGGACACGTGTACGCTCAGATTCGCAAGGACTTGTTGTCTGAAGTACTGGATGATATCCGCGTGAATAATACCGGCAGTAGAGCGCGGCTGTAG
- the LOC103406328 gene encoding zinc finger protein GIS2-like isoform X1 — MEMFCLVVSNMSVNRSQSPERAKRYRSRERASYHDAPYPSERRSYRQDCLCNKCKRPGHFARDCPNMTVCNNCGLPGHIAAECNSTTMCWNCKEPGHLANQCSNNPVCHICSKKGHLARDCSNPSPSSHDARLCNNCYKPGHIAVYCTNEKACNNCRKPGHLARDCPNEPVCHTCNISGHMARHCDKSSLAPDIRGPFRDITCRNCGLPGHIGRECISIVICHNCGGMGHQAYECPSALMIYGRGLRRY; from the exons GTTTTGCTTGGTGGTCTCCAACATGAGTGTGAATAGAAGTCAAAGCCCAGAACGAGCCAAGAGATACCGCAGCAGAGAACGCGCATCTTACCATGATGCTCCATATCCTAGTGAACGCCGCAGTTATAG GCAAGATTGTCTTTGCAATAAATGTAAACGGCCAGGGCATTTTGCAAGGGATTGCCCGAATATGACTGTCTGCAACAACTGTGGACTTCCAGG CCACATTGCAGCTGAATGCAACTCAACAACTATGTGTTGGAACTGCAAGGAGCCTGGACATCTTGCAAACCAATGTTCCAATAATCCAGTCTGCCATATATGTAGTAAGAAAGGCCACCTGGCTCGTGATTGCTCGAACCCTAGTCCTTCATCCCATGATGCAAGGCTCTGCAACAACTGCTACAAACCGGGTCATATTGCTGTCTATTGCACAAACGAGAAGGCTTGCAACAACTGTCGGAAACCTGGACACCTTGCTCGTGACTGCCCCAACGAACCTGTTTGCCACACCTGCAACATATCAGGTCATATGGCTCGCCATTGCGACAAGTCAAGCCTAGCCCCAGACATCAGAGGCCCCTTCCGCGACATCACGTGCCGTAACTGTGGGCTGCCAGGCCATATCGGCCGAGAGTGCATATCGATTGTCATCTGCCACAATTGTGGTGGAATGGGTCACCAAGCTTATGAGTGCCCTTCTGCGTTGATGATCTACGGTCGCGGCCTACGAAGGTATTGA